A DNA window from Chryseobacterium sp. MEBOG06 contains the following coding sequences:
- a CDS encoding M17 family peptidase N-terminal domain-containing protein: protein MKTILSQSLVIAALVFSALNFAQTTTTAPPKTAAIGTSKNWGSVDGISIIGWVQGPSSANTDLQVACVFEYTEGDIFNAPALPASLNGLVHLDEALKGELTNIRKSGQFQGHSLETILITPPAGSMSAKKLLLIGLGDRNKFTPDLMTSVGEVAAREAMRLGVANFAFASDLKDAGIDSPTALIAGNVVRGIVHANRSENYLKEHQLSTTKKIEKVYLLSGPAFFETAGGGISEAIAEVKKK from the coding sequence ATGAAAACTATTCTAAGCCAATCACTAGTAATTGCAGCTTTAGTATTCTCTGCTTTAAATTTTGCACAGACAACCACTACAGCTCCTCCAAAGACCGCTGCCATAGGAACTTCCAAAAACTGGGGCTCGGTAGACGGAATCTCCATCATAGGTTGGGTACAAGGTCCTTCTTCAGCCAATACTGATCTTCAGGTAGCCTGTGTTTTTGAATATACGGAAGGTGACATCTTCAATGCTCCGGCTTTACCAGCCAGTTTAAATGGTTTGGTACACCTGGACGAAGCTTTAAAAGGTGAACTGACCAATATCAGAAAATCAGGACAGTTTCAGGGACATTCTTTGGAAACGATTTTAATAACGCCTCCCGCAGGATCAATGTCTGCAAAGAAATTATTGCTCATCGGGCTTGGTGACCGGAACAAATTCACTCCTGATCTGATGACTTCCGTAGGAGAGGTGGCAGCCCGTGAAGCAATGAGATTAGGGGTTGCCAATTTTGCTTTTGCCAGCGATCTTAAAGATGCCGGAATAGACTCTCCAACTGCCTTGATAGCCGGAAATGTAGTAAGAGGAATTGTCCATGCCAACCGTTCTGAAAACTATCTGAAAGAACATCAATTATCCACCACCAAAAAAATAGAAAAAGTATATCTGCTGTCCGGCCCTGCCTTCTTTGAAACCGCAGGCGGTGGGATCTCAGAAGCCATTGCAGAAGTGAAAAAGAAATAA
- a CDS encoding pirin family protein: MDRKDFIKKGLLGTGMFVASASLAKNMENEIDEIEPLEPIGYNHLPNTESKIKENSVIHKADSRGKADHGWLLSQHTFSFANYHNPERMHFGVLRVLNDDKVEGGRGFGTHPHDNMEIISIPLEGDLEHKDSMGNTAIIKSGDIQVMSAGTGIMHSEFNRNSDQSVKFLQIWVYPNKRNVTPRYDQITLNKTKSHNRFQQILSPNADDEGVWIHQDAWFHLGTFDKDTETVYEIKKKGNGAYFFIIKGSAEIEGQKVEERDGFGVWDIKDLNIKILQEDTEILIMEVPMTL; this comes from the coding sequence ATGGACAGAAAGGATTTTATAAAAAAAGGACTATTGGGAACAGGAATGTTTGTAGCATCTGCTTCTCTTGCAAAAAACATGGAAAATGAGATCGACGAGATTGAACCATTAGAACCTATCGGCTACAATCATCTTCCCAATACGGAATCAAAAATCAAAGAAAATTCTGTTATCCATAAAGCCGATTCAAGAGGAAAAGCGGATCACGGATGGTTATTAAGCCAGCACACATTCAGTTTTGCCAATTATCATAATCCTGAAAGAATGCACTTCGGAGTTCTGAGAGTGCTTAATGATGACAAAGTAGAAGGGGGAAGAGGTTTCGGTACCCATCCTCATGATAATATGGAGATTATTAGTATTCCATTGGAGGGCGATCTTGAACACAAAGACAGCATGGGCAATACAGCCATTATCAAAAGTGGAGATATACAGGTGATGAGCGCGGGAACGGGAATTATGCACAGTGAGTTCAACAGAAACAGTGATCAGTCCGTAAAATTCCTGCAAATCTGGGTATACCCGAATAAAAGAAATGTAACTCCAAGATACGACCAGATCACTCTAAACAAGACAAAAAGCCATAACCGGTTTCAGCAAATCCTATCTCCCAACGCGGATGATGAAGGGGTATGGATTCATCAGGATGCATGGTTTCATCTGGGGACTTTTGATAAAGATACAGAAACGGTTTATGAAATTAAGAAAAAAGGAAACGGGGCCTATTTCTTTATCATTAAGGGAAGCGCAGAAATTGAAGGTCAGAAAGTTGAAGAAAGAGACGGGTTCGGAGTCTGGGATATCAAAGACCTGAATATTAAAATACTGCAGGAAGATACAGAGATCCTGATCATGGAAGTTCCAATGACTTTATAA
- a CDS encoding response regulator transcription factor has product MNIKAKLDKALLDQSFENKDTSGIWLKYRSVAKMYSEIENAICVLTDLKTRRSTIHYGGMSSLIGDDRCGEEIEISSIWEDEILSKVHPEDVRKKLVLEHYFFHFLKEVPMAEWTDYYMAVNLRMRSHSGEYLTVLHRMFYAVEEDKVRLGLCIYNISGNNVNALLHENGVIVNSMNGATLYYNEFKYTDVLSAREKEVLLLIAHGKMSKEIAESLDISLNTVNRHRQNILQKLQVKNSIEAYRLAKAMELV; this is encoded by the coding sequence ATGAATATTAAAGCTAAACTTGACAAAGCATTATTAGACCAGTCTTTTGAAAACAAGGATACCTCCGGAATATGGTTAAAGTACCGGTCCGTTGCAAAAATGTATTCCGAAATTGAAAATGCCATCTGTGTGCTGACAGACCTTAAAACCAGAAGAAGCACCATTCACTATGGCGGTATGAGTTCGCTGATCGGGGATGACCGTTGTGGGGAAGAAATAGAAATATCTTCTATTTGGGAAGATGAAATACTCAGTAAAGTACATCCTGAAGATGTCAGAAAAAAGCTGGTTCTGGAACATTATTTTTTCCATTTTTTGAAAGAGGTTCCAATGGCTGAGTGGACAGATTATTATATGGCTGTTAATCTTAGAATGCGCAGTCATTCAGGAGAATATCTGACGGTTTTGCACCGTATGTTTTATGCTGTAGAAGAAGATAAGGTGAGGCTGGGGCTTTGTATTTATAATATATCCGGAAACAATGTGAATGCCCTGCTTCACGAAAATGGGGTGATTGTGAATTCCATGAATGGTGCTACGCTGTATTACAATGAATTTAAATATACCGATGTACTGTCGGCAAGGGAAAAGGAGGTGCTTTTGCTGATCGCTCATGGTAAAATGAGTAAAGAAATCGCAGAATCACTTGATATCAGCTTAAACACCGTCAACAGACACCGGCAGAATATTCTTCAGAAGCTGCAGGTAAAGAACTCCATTGAAGCTTACAGGCTGGCTAAAGCAATGGAACTGGTTTAG
- a CDS encoding DUF1349 domain-containing protein — translation MKKLLLAASLSFMTGFLHNVRAQRLEKMNWFNEPEKWEIKDNSLSMFVTPQSDYWRISHYGFTVDDAPFYYSTYGGEFEVKVKITGDYKVRFDQMGLMLRTDPQNYIKFGIEYVDGKYNLSTVVTHTTSDWSVIELKEKPQAVWIKAVRRLDAVEIFYSFDDKNYIMMRNAHLQDNTPVMVGLMAACPDGNGFNAKFEHFQVKHLPDQRRLEWLNKNK, via the coding sequence ATGAAAAAATTATTACTAGCAGCATCACTGTCTTTCATGACAGGATTCCTGCACAATGTCAGAGCGCAGCGTTTAGAAAAGATGAATTGGTTCAATGAGCCTGAAAAATGGGAAATAAAGGATAATTCATTATCCATGTTTGTTACTCCGCAAAGTGACTATTGGCGTATTTCACATTATGGATTTACGGTGGATGATGCTCCGTTTTATTATTCAACCTATGGTGGTGAATTTGAAGTCAAAGTAAAAATTACAGGTGATTATAAAGTCCGTTTTGACCAGATGGGACTGATGCTTCGTACGGACCCTCAGAATTACATTAAATTTGGAATTGAATATGTAGATGGAAAATATAATTTAAGTACCGTAGTTACCCATACCACAAGTGACTGGAGTGTCATAGAACTGAAAGAGAAACCACAGGCCGTCTGGATCAAAGCGGTCAGACGCCTGGATGCCGTTGAGATCTTCTATTCCTTCGACGACAAAAATTATATCATGATGAGAAATGCTCATCTTCAGGACAACACTCCTGTTATGGTCGGTTTAATGGCTGCCTGTCCGGATGGGAATGGTTTTAATGCAAAATTCGAACATTTTCAGGTAAAGCACCTTCCTGATCAGAGAAGACTGGAGTGGCTCAACAAAAACAAATAA
- a CDS encoding Crp/Fnr family transcriptional regulator: MFENITRNITRFITITEEEEKIFTDLLTCQSFPKKTVLLKEGEICQFEGYIHKGCVRMYCLDDSGSEVTLLFAIEDWWISDIASFQDQKPSKVYIETLEDSEIYILNPTTKEKLLSEVPKFERVFRMLVQRNLTTLQSRLVNTISKTASDRYLEFIKVYPSIPQRVAQYYIASYLGVSKEFVSTIRKRLASKEK; the protein is encoded by the coding sequence ATGTTTGAAAATATCACCAGAAACATTACAAGATTCATCACCATTACAGAGGAAGAAGAAAAAATATTTACAGACTTACTGACCTGCCAGTCGTTTCCTAAAAAGACTGTTTTATTGAAAGAAGGGGAGATCTGCCAGTTTGAAGGATATATTCATAAAGGGTGTGTGAGAATGTATTGTCTGGATGACAGCGGTTCTGAAGTGACCTTATTATTTGCCATTGAAGACTGGTGGATCAGTGATATCGCTTCTTTTCAGGATCAGAAACCTTCTAAAGTGTATATTGAAACGCTTGAAGATTCGGAAATCTATATACTGAACCCAACAACGAAAGAAAAACTGTTAAGTGAAGTTCCGAAATTTGAAAGAGTGTTCAGAATGCTGGTACAGAGAAACCTGACAACACTTCAAAGCCGCCTGGTGAATACCATTTCAAAAACTGCTTCAGACCGGTATCTTGAATTTATCAAGGTCTATCCTTCCATTCCGCAAAGAGTGGCCCAATATTATATTGCTTCCTATCTTGGTGTTTCAAAGGAGTTTGTGAGTACCATCAGAAAGCGTCTTGCTTCAAAAGAGAAATAG
- a CDS encoding Na+/H+ antiporter — protein sequence MHEQLLLILGLLLIVMLLVMLAQRIKIAYPIFLVLAGLGISMIPGVPVLKLDPEIIFLIFLPPLLYEAAWYTSWNDFWKWKRPISLLAFGLVFLTSLVVAFTSRMLIPGFTLALGFLLGGIVSPPDAVAATTVLKGLKVPKRTIAILEGESLINDASSLIVFRFALAAVMTGVFSMHEATGQFFLVAGMGIVVGIVGAHIFYAIHRFLPTTPAIDAALTVMTPYILFLSAEHFHFSGVMAVVSGGLFMSFRAHEMFKTGTTRINMTGVWNTLIFVMNALVFVLIGLELPDIIDGLGETSLMDEIQYGLMISLIVIVVRLLWIYPVAHIPRWLSKKARQDPSPGWKNPLIIGWAGMRGVVSLATALSIPVMMNNQAQFPMRNLIIFITFIVIFVTLVFQGLTLPLIIKLTKIGEIDSILPSHEQQAGIQMRLDQLAVNRLNKEYESSIESNSLVENLKIALENDITLHQNHLSSIEMCSNRQHDMKEYHKIMLDIFEHQRKELFKMKREKLFSDAEIRKAESQLDLNELKITGNKHL from the coding sequence ATGCACGAACAACTACTTTTAATTCTGGGACTCCTATTAATCGTTATGCTTCTGGTTATGCTGGCACAGCGCATCAAAATTGCGTATCCTATTTTTCTGGTCCTTGCGGGACTGGGTATCAGCATGATTCCGGGTGTTCCGGTTTTAAAACTGGATCCGGAGATTATATTTTTAATCTTTTTGCCCCCGCTTTTATATGAAGCGGCCTGGTATACCTCATGGAATGATTTCTGGAAGTGGAAACGTCCCATCAGCCTGCTGGCTTTTGGATTGGTATTCCTGACTTCTTTGGTGGTGGCTTTTACTTCCCGGATGCTGATTCCCGGTTTTACTTTGGCGTTAGGGTTTTTATTGGGGGGAATTGTTTCTCCGCCTGATGCGGTGGCTGCAACAACGGTCTTAAAAGGATTAAAAGTTCCCAAACGAACCATCGCCATATTGGAAGGTGAAAGCCTGATCAATGACGCCTCTTCACTGATCGTCTTCAGATTTGCACTGGCTGCTGTAATGACAGGTGTTTTTTCCATGCATGAAGCAACAGGTCAGTTCTTTCTTGTGGCAGGGATGGGAATAGTAGTAGGAATAGTGGGTGCCCATATTTTCTATGCCATTCACAGGTTTTTGCCTACGACACCGGCCATTGATGCCGCTCTTACGGTAATGACTCCTTACATTTTGTTCCTTTCTGCTGAACATTTTCATTTTTCAGGGGTGATGGCTGTGGTGAGCGGAGGTTTGTTTATGTCTTTCAGGGCCCATGAGATGTTTAAAACTGGAACAACAAGGATCAATATGACAGGCGTATGGAATACCCTGATCTTTGTAATGAACGCATTGGTTTTTGTTTTAATTGGCCTTGAACTTCCGGACATTATCGACGGTTTAGGAGAAACTTCCTTAATGGATGAAATACAATATGGCTTAATGATAAGTCTCATCGTCATTGTGGTACGCCTTTTATGGATTTATCCGGTTGCTCATATTCCTAGATGGCTGAGCAAAAAAGCCCGTCAGGATCCGAGCCCGGGATGGAAAAATCCTTTAATAATAGGCTGGGCAGGAATGAGAGGAGTTGTTTCTCTGGCTACGGCACTTTCTATTCCGGTGATGATGAATAACCAGGCTCAGTTTCCGATGAGAAATCTTATTATTTTTATTACCTTCATTGTTATTTTTGTGACATTGGTTTTTCAGGGACTGACGCTTCCGCTGATTATTAAATTAACCAAAATCGGAGAGATTGATTCTATTCTTCCTTCCCACGAGCAGCAGGCAGGAATTCAGATGAGACTTGACCAACTTGCTGTGAACAGGCTTAATAAGGAATATGAAAGTTCAATAGAGAGCAACAGTCTGGTTGAAAATCTTAAAATAGCATTGGAAAATGATATCACACTCCATCAAAATCATTTAAGTTCCATTGAAATGTGCAGCAACAGACAGCATGATATGAAAGAATACCACAAGATCATGCTTGATATTTTTGAGCATCAGAGAAAAGAGCTTTTTAAAATGAAACGTGAAAAACTGTTCAGCGATGCTGAAATCAGAAAAGCAGAATCACAGCTGGACCTGAATGAATTGAAGATAACGGGAAATAAACATCTTTAG
- a CDS encoding GNAT family N-acetyltransferase yields the protein MERTEIVLEGRRGEIQLFSDNHKAGKMDISVIGQKLTVYHTEVNQEYEGKGFAKILLERLVSYARENDLKIVPLCPYVHAQFKRHPEEYNDVWMKEEL from the coding sequence ATGGAAAGAACAGAAATCGTTTTAGAAGGAAGAAGAGGAGAAATTCAACTTTTTTCAGACAACCATAAAGCAGGAAAAATGGATATTTCAGTGATCGGGCAGAAGCTGACAGTATACCATACTGAGGTTAATCAGGAATACGAAGGAAAAGGTTTTGCCAAAATTTTATTAGAAAGACTGGTGTCCTATGCAAGGGAAAACGATCTGAAAATTGTCCCTTTATGCCCTTACGTCCATGCTCAGTTCAAAAGACACCCGGAGGAATATAATGATGTTTGGATGAAGGAGGAATTATAA
- a CDS encoding EamA family transporter, whose amino-acid sequence MSNSKNKWLIPLAFTNIYVIWGITFLAISFGLKGFPPFILSGLRFLVAGILMIGYLLSRGEKANSLINWKKNAVTGILILAGGTGLVAWGEQYVTASEAAISIATGPFWFIAIDKKNWKYYFTDKFIPIGLAIGFAGLILFLKGSVHSSAAHAVGNGHLRITAFIVLGLSSVAWVLGSLYSKKNPASQSTFMNIAQQLIVAGLVCFFIAFIRKEWTGFSISAVPLSAWFGVLFLIFFGSIIAYLSYIWLLSVKPAALVSTHTYINPIVTVIAGWIVAHQSINGGQLYGLSIILLGVLLTNVTKYFRLSKRSKVKIRRLRRFFNRAGRRYQPI is encoded by the coding sequence ATGAGCAATTCTAAAAACAAATGGTTGATTCCATTGGCGTTTACAAATATCTATGTGATATGGGGAATTACGTTTTTAGCTATTTCATTTGGCTTAAAAGGTTTCCCCCCCTTCATCCTTTCAGGATTGAGATTTCTGGTTGCCGGAATTCTGATGATAGGATATCTTCTTTCAAGAGGAGAAAAAGCAAATTCACTGATCAACTGGAAAAAAAATGCAGTCACAGGAATTCTTATCCTTGCCGGGGGAACCGGACTTGTAGCCTGGGGCGAACAATATGTAACTGCTTCTGAAGCTGCAATTTCAATAGCAACCGGTCCTTTCTGGTTCATCGCTATTGACAAAAAAAACTGGAAATATTATTTTACAGATAAGTTTATTCCAATCGGTTTGGCAATTGGTTTTGCAGGATTAATATTATTCTTAAAAGGAAGTGTCCATTCAAGTGCAGCTCATGCGGTGGGCAACGGCCATCTGCGTATTACGGCATTTATCGTATTGGGATTAAGTTCCGTAGCATGGGTGCTGGGTTCATTATATTCTAAGAAAAATCCGGCTTCACAATCCACTTTTATGAATATTGCACAACAGCTTATAGTAGCGGGATTAGTATGTTTTTTTATTGCTTTTATAAGAAAAGAATGGACTGGTTTTTCTATTTCAGCTGTTCCTTTATCAGCATGGTTCGGGGTTCTGTTTTTGATTTTCTTTGGATCGATAATCGCTTATTTGTCGTACATTTGGCTATTGTCCGTAAAACCCGCCGCTTTAGTAAGCACCCATACCTACATTAACCCTATTGTAACGGTTATTGCAGGCTGGATTGTTGCCCATCAAAGCATTAATGGAGGCCAGCTATATGGTTTATCTATCATATTACTGGGAGTACTTCTGACGAATGTCACCAAGTACTTCAGGCTTTCAAAACGGTCGAAGGTTAAAATCAGAAGACTAAGAAGATTTTTTAACAGAGCAGGCAGACGATATCAGCCAATTTAA
- a CDS encoding methionine ABC transporter ATP-binding protein, whose protein sequence is MIEIKNISKTFYQKKQSFKALDKVSLNIEKGDIVGIIGFSGAGKSTLIRTVNLLERPDEGQIIINGKDFTKLSSKQLAEERKKIGMIFQHFNLLSSRTVFDNVALPLELDNKGKDQINKKVNELLKIVGLEDKANDYPKSLSGGQKQRVAIARALANDPHLLLSDEATSALDPATTQSILQLLRDINKRLGITILLITHEMEVIKAVCNHVAVIDQGKLVTKGTLSEIISDKEHPVIRQFINSDIMTLPQELNNRLQKEPKDGLFPLVEIELNENISVEELLSTLYNQYKIPYKLLKADVEYLGDSNFGKLLLQLQGAAEENQQAIYYFNQNKIQNTVKGYA, encoded by the coding sequence ATGATAGAAATTAAAAATATATCAAAAACATTTTATCAGAAAAAGCAGTCCTTCAAGGCACTGGATAAGGTGAGCCTCAATATCGAAAAAGGTGATATCGTAGGGATTATCGGATTTTCAGGAGCGGGTAAAAGTACACTGATCCGTACGGTAAATCTATTGGAAAGACCAGATGAAGGGCAGATCATTATTAATGGAAAGGATTTCACTAAGCTAAGTTCTAAGCAACTGGCTGAAGAGCGTAAAAAAATAGGAATGATTTTCCAGCATTTCAATCTTCTTTCTTCAAGAACTGTTTTTGATAATGTAGCTCTGCCTCTGGAGCTGGATAATAAAGGTAAAGATCAAATCAATAAAAAAGTCAATGAACTCTTAAAAATTGTTGGACTGGAAGATAAAGCCAACGATTATCCTAAAAGTCTTTCCGGAGGACAAAAGCAAAGGGTAGCTATTGCAAGAGCATTGGCTAATGATCCCCATCTGCTGCTTTCTGACGAAGCCACCAGTGCACTAGATCCTGCTACAACACAGTCTATCTTACAGCTTTTAAGGGATATTAATAAGAGACTGGGAATTACGATTCTTTTAATTACCCACGAAATGGAGGTCATCAAAGCAGTCTGCAATCATGTAGCAGTGATAGACCAAGGAAAATTAGTAACAAAAGGAACTTTAAGCGAGATTATTTCGGATAAGGAACATCCGGTAATCCGTCAATTTATAAATTCAGACATCATGACCCTGCCACAGGAACTCAATAACCGACTGCAGAAAGAGCCAAAGGATGGTTTATTTCCGCTGGTCGAAATAGAACTTAATGAAAACATCAGTGTTGAAGAGCTTCTTTCAACGCTGTACAACCAATATAAAATCCCTTATAAACTTTTAAAAGCAGACGTGGAATATCTGGGAGATTCCAATTTTGGAAAACTGCTGCTGCAACTTCAGGGAGCTGCGGAAGAAAATCAGCAGGCTATCTACTATTTTAATCAGAATAAAATTCAAAATACAGTAAAAGGATATGCTTAG
- the metI gene encoding methionine ABC transporter permease MetI, which yields MLSDAVIALLAKGTWETVYMTFMSGFFGFVLGLPVGIMLFLTRKGQLMENTFYHRILSILVNIFRAIPFIILIVWMIPFTRILAGTSIGVNAALVPLSVGAAPFIARLVENSLIEVPQGLIETARSLGASPLQIIRKVLLPEALPSLVNNATITLITLVGYSAMGGAVGAGGLGQVGYQYGYIGYDIVIMNTVLILLVLLVFIIQFAGDRLSKSFDHR from the coding sequence ATGCTTAGTGATGCGGTAATTGCCCTTTTGGCAAAAGGAACCTGGGAAACAGTGTATATGACGTTTATGTCCGGATTTTTCGGATTTGTACTGGGACTTCCGGTTGGGATTATGTTGTTTTTAACAAGAAAAGGACAGCTGATGGAAAACACTTTTTACCACAGAATTTTATCTATTCTGGTTAATATTTTCCGGGCTATTCCTTTTATCATTCTAATTGTATGGATGATTCCTTTTACAAGAATTTTAGCGGGAACTTCTATTGGAGTGAATGCAGCGTTGGTTCCTTTAAGTGTAGGAGCAGCTCCGTTCATTGCACGACTTGTTGAGAACAGCCTTATTGAAGTTCCACAAGGTCTTATAGAAACAGCAAGATCCCTTGGAGCTTCTCCGTTACAGATCATCAGAAAAGTATTGCTTCCCGAAGCACTTCCTTCATTAGTCAATAATGCAACGATCACTTTGATCACTCTTGTAGGATACTCAGCGATGGGAGGTGCTGTAGGAGCCGGTGGATTAGGGCAGGTTGGCTACCAATATGGATATATCGGGTATGATATTGTCATTATGAATACCGTATTGATCTTGCTTGTACTTTTGGTTTTCATTATCCAGTTCGCAGGAGACAGGCTTTCAAAAAGTTTTGACCATAGATAG
- the metQ gene encoding methionine ABC transporter substrate-binding lipoprotein MetQ yields MKKIKILSFLTAGLLLFNACSGRKDDPNFIRVGITYGPEQEIAEVAKKVAKEKYNLEVELIPFNDYVVPNEALTNGDIDANAFQHIPYLSEQSKQRGYHLVPVGNTFVFPIVAYSKKIKNISQLQDGSTVVIPNDPTNGGRSLLLLQKSGLLKLKDGVGLLPKVTDITANPKQLKIMEIEGAQIPRVLEDRDVVVGIINNNFAAQAGLNQEKEGIIVEDKDSPYVNVIVARPDNKDSQKVKNFVKAYESPEVEKKAKEIFKGGAVKGWD; encoded by the coding sequence ATGAAAAAAATAAAGATTTTAAGTTTTTTAACAGCCGGATTACTTCTGTTCAACGCCTGTTCAGGAAGAAAAGATGACCCCAACTTTATTCGGGTAGGGATCACCTATGGCCCGGAGCAGGAAATTGCTGAAGTCGCCAAAAAAGTTGCAAAGGAGAAATACAATCTGGAAGTAGAGCTTATTCCTTTTAATGATTATGTAGTTCCTAATGAAGCTTTGACTAATGGAGATATTGATGCCAATGCATTCCAGCATATTCCTTATTTAAGTGAACAGTCCAAGCAGAGAGGATACCACCTCGTACCGGTAGGAAATACTTTTGTATTCCCTATTGTAGCTTATTCTAAAAAAATAAAAAATATCAGCCAGCTTCAGGATGGAAGTACCGTTGTGATTCCCAATGACCCTACCAATGGCGGACGTTCTTTACTTCTGCTGCAAAAAAGCGGTCTCTTAAAATTAAAAGACGGTGTCGGGCTCCTTCCGAAAGTCACTGATATTACAGCCAATCCTAAACAGCTTAAAATCATGGAGATTGAAGGCGCACAGATTCCAAGGGTTCTGGAAGACAGAGATGTTGTAGTAGGAATTATCAATAACAATTTTGCAGCTCAGGCCGGATTAAATCAGGAAAAGGAAGGAATCATTGTAGAAGATAAAGACTCTCCTTACGTCAATGTAATTGTAGCAAGACCGGACAACAAAGACAGCCAAAAAGTTAAAAACTTTGTAAAAGCCTACGAATCTCCTGAAGTGGAAAAGAAAGCTAAGGAAATCTTCAAAGGAGGAGCGGTAAAAGGATGGGATTAA